Proteins from a single region of Thalassophryne amazonica chromosome 22, fThaAma1.1, whole genome shotgun sequence:
- the LOC117504383 gene encoding 23 kDa integral membrane protein-like isoform X1, translated as MFFILLSLNISLTEFCSLFWFGPDRVQSANMGLCRRYMRGITISLTLLLLVFGVLMIGVGFSSGYSEIFIAEVIQWWYSHCSLVLQVFGPITMVLSVLGICAVTLDIKPLLLLFSALLFVEFSALMVVASPLVQLQAQTDIILDDRFKNVTPLYTADEQLQVELKKLQVSDSCCGLMGFEDWKDEIPVSCYCTPVPPLPTDTLLQSADRGQGSSVGLCVWAGRDLYTHTSNATTNVWVHSKPCGPILKQHLSFIPKVSIGVISAFATVMLAAIGLCLVLGLEDYWRTAPVETTVDEYNRVKFKPKHSLT; from the exons ATGTTCTTCATTCTGCTCTCTTTAAACATCTCCCTCACTGAGTTCTGCTCTTTATTCTGGTTCGGTCCGGACCGggttcagtctgctaacatgggTCTGTGTCGCCGCTACATGAGAGGAATCACCATCAGCTTAACACTGCTGTTGCTG GTGTTCGGCGTGCTGATGATCGGCGTCGGTTTCTCCTCTGGCTACAGTGAAATATTCATTGCCGAGGTAA ttcagtggtgGTACAGCCATTGCTCACTGGTTCTGCAGGTGTTTGGTCCAATCACCATGGTTCTGTCTGTTCTGGGAATCTGTGCAGTGACCCTCGATATCAAACCTCTGCTGCTGCTG TTTTctgctctgctgtttgtggagttTTCAGCTCTGATGGTTGTTGCTTCACCGTTGGTTCAACTTCAAGCTCAG ACAGACATCATTCTGGATGACAGGTTTAAGAACGTGACGCCGCTCTATACCGCCGATGAACAGCTACAGGTCGAACTCAAGAAACTCCAGGTCTCA GATTCATGTTGCGGTTTGATGGGTTTCGAAGACTGGAAGGATGAAATTCCGGTGTCATGTTACTGTACTCCCGTCCCTCCGCTGCCCACTGACACACTGTTACAAAG CGCTGACCGTGGTCAGGGGAGCTCAGTAGGACTGTGTGTGTGGGCGGGTCGCGACCTTTACACTCACACCTCAAATGCTACGACTAACGTGTGGGTTCACTCCAAG CCCTGTGGACCAATCCTGAAGCAACATCTGAGCTTCATCCCCAAAGTCAGCATCGGTGTGATTTCAGCCTTTGCCACTGTGAtg CTGGCAGCTATTGGTTTGTGCCTAGTGTTGGGTCTGGAGGATTACTGGAGGACGGCTCCGGTGGAAACTACAGTCGATGAGTACAACAGAGTTAAATTCAAACCCAAACACTCCCtaacctga
- the LOC117504383 gene encoding 23 kDa integral membrane protein-like isoform X2, with translation MFFILLSLNISLTEFCSLFWFGPDRVQSANMGLCRRYMRGITISLTLLLLVFGVLMIGVGFSSGYSEIFIAEWWYSHCSLVLQVFGPITMVLSVLGICAVTLDIKPLLLLFSALLFVEFSALMVVASPLVQLQAQTDIILDDRFKNVTPLYTADEQLQVELKKLQVSDSCCGLMGFEDWKDEIPVSCYCTPVPPLPTDTLLQSADRGQGSSVGLCVWAGRDLYTHTSNATTNVWVHSKPCGPILKQHLSFIPKVSIGVISAFATVMLAAIGLCLVLGLEDYWRTAPVETTVDEYNRVKFKPKHSLT, from the exons ATGTTCTTCATTCTGCTCTCTTTAAACATCTCCCTCACTGAGTTCTGCTCTTTATTCTGGTTCGGTCCGGACCGggttcagtctgctaacatgggTCTGTGTCGCCGCTACATGAGAGGAATCACCATCAGCTTAACACTGCTGTTGCTG GTGTTCGGCGTGCTGATGATCGGCGTCGGTTTCTCCTCTGGCTACAGTGAAATATTCATTGCCGAG tggtgGTACAGCCATTGCTCACTGGTTCTGCAGGTGTTTGGTCCAATCACCATGGTTCTGTCTGTTCTGGGAATCTGTGCAGTGACCCTCGATATCAAACCTCTGCTGCTGCTG TTTTctgctctgctgtttgtggagttTTCAGCTCTGATGGTTGTTGCTTCACCGTTGGTTCAACTTCAAGCTCAG ACAGACATCATTCTGGATGACAGGTTTAAGAACGTGACGCCGCTCTATACCGCCGATGAACAGCTACAGGTCGAACTCAAGAAACTCCAGGTCTCA GATTCATGTTGCGGTTTGATGGGTTTCGAAGACTGGAAGGATGAAATTCCGGTGTCATGTTACTGTACTCCCGTCCCTCCGCTGCCCACTGACACACTGTTACAAAG CGCTGACCGTGGTCAGGGGAGCTCAGTAGGACTGTGTGTGTGGGCGGGTCGCGACCTTTACACTCACACCTCAAATGCTACGACTAACGTGTGGGTTCACTCCAAG CCCTGTGGACCAATCCTGAAGCAACATCTGAGCTTCATCCCCAAAGTCAGCATCGGTGTGATTTCAGCCTTTGCCACTGTGAtg CTGGCAGCTATTGGTTTGTGCCTAGTGTTGGGTCTGGAGGATTACTGGAGGACGGCTCCGGTGGAAACTACAGTCGATGAGTACAACAGAGTTAAATTCAAACCCAAACACTCCCtaacctga